In Bactrocera oleae isolate idBacOlea1 chromosome 3, idBacOlea1, whole genome shotgun sequence, a genomic segment contains:
- the Nhe1 gene encoding sodium/hydrogen exchanger 8, with translation MNQLQISKKSWTMSMQKRIVYILTLAICVLLCSVIADSSDINVVEKSVINSSSVNNTIQSVESISVQNTSSGQNDGGNNGAQSIATIDVQNALKINTTTNQLNVPNANATKDLIDNTSATKEIQTNKTTTTTVSSANVTQNVTTPTADPPLPDQHAVEQEHNSSLSIFFVICVIMLGILLIHSMLQTGFQYLPESIVVVFLGALIGLLLKVMSGENASWKREEVFSPTGFFLVLLPPIIFESGYNLHKGNFFQNIGSILVFAIFGTTISALVIGAGCYLLGVAEVAYRLDFSESFAFGSLISAVDPVATVAIFHALDVDPILNMLVFGESILNDAISIVLTTSITQSANTPANTQATTGQEIFAALKTFCEMFFASAGIGVIFALISALLLKHVDLRKHPSLEFAMMLMFTYAPYVLAEGIHLSGIMAILFCGIVMSHYTHFNLSTVTQITMQQTMRTLSFIAETCVFAYLGLAIFSFKHQVELSFVIWSIVLCLIGRACNIFPLAFLVNKFREHKITNKMQFIMWFSGLRGAISYALSLHLDLPNDETRRVLITTTLIIVLFTTLFFGGSTMPLLKYLKPGKKRRSRSGRNANSVTVARRSASRSRKRSKSISLSKTREWGQAIDSEHLSELTEEEDVSFAQTRVGGFGRMDRKFFIPFFTRRFNSQELHECKSQMADLTNKWYQAIRISPLDSDESDEELGMSASTSQSTLSAPRT, from the exons GTATTGTTTATATACTCACGCTTGCGATTTGTGTTTTATTATGCAGCGTAATTGCAGACTCAAGTGATATCAATGTCGTCGAGAAATCAGTAATCAATAGCAGCTCagtaaataatacaatacaatcAGTCGAATCAATCTCTGTTCAAAATACATCATCTGGTCAGAATGATGGTGGTAACAATGGCGCACAAAGTATAGCCACTATAGACGTGCAGAatgctttgaaaataaatactaCAACTAACCAACTAAATGTTCCAAACGCAAACGCAACTAAGGATCTAATAGATAACACAAGTGCTACCAAGGAAATTCAAACAAACAAGACAACTACTACAACAGTGTCTTCTGCAAACGTTACGCAAAATGTGACAACACCTACCGCAGATCCACCACTACCAGATCAGCATGCTGTGGAACAAGAACACAATTCTTCTTTGTCTATTTTCTTCGTAATCTGCGTTATTATGCTTGGAATTTTGCTGATACATTCAATGCTACAGACGGGATTCCAATATTTACCAGAAAGTATTGTTGTAGTGTTTCTGGGAGCACTCATTGGGCTTTTACTCAAAGTTATGTCGGGCGAAAATGCTAGTTGGAAGCGAGAAGAAGTGTTTTCCCCAACAGGATTCTTTCTGGTCCTACTACCGCCGATCATATTTGAATCTGGTTATAATTTGCATAAAGGCaactttttccaaaatattggTTCTATATTAGTATTCGCAATATTTGGCACAACAATCTCGGCACTGGTTATAGGAGCTGGCTGTTATCTGCTAGGTGTAGCAGAGGTCGCTTATAG GTTGGACTTCTCCGAATCATTCGCCTTCGGTTCGTTGATATCAGCGGTGGACCCAGTAGCAACTGTTGCTATATTTCACGCATTGGACGTAGATCCCATACTAAACATGTTGGTGTTTGGTGAAAGCATTTTGAATGACGCTATCTCTATTGTACTGACCACCTCAATTACACAGTCGGCTAACACACCTGCAAATACGCAAGCAACAACTGGTCAGGAGATCTTTGCAGCGCTTAAAACATTTTGCGAAATGTTCTTCGCTTCTGCCGGCATCGGTGTCATTTTCGCGCTCATATCGGCTCTGCTATTAAAACATGTTGATCTGCGCAAACACCCATCACTGGAATTTGCTATGATGTTGATGTTCACCTATGCGCCCTATGTATTAGCGGAGGGCATACATCTGAGTGGAATTATGGCCATACTATTTTGTGGCATAGTCATGTCTCACTACACGCATTTCAATCTTTCCACCGTCACACAAATAACAATGCAACAAACTATGCGTACGCTATCTTTCATTGCTGAAACCTGTGTTTTCGCATATCTGGGCTTAGCAATATTCTCTTTCAAGCATCAAGTAGAGCTATCCTTTGTGATTTGGTCGATTGTGCTGTGCTTAATAGGGCGAGCATGTAACATATTCCCACTAGCCTTCTTGGTTAATAAATTTCGTGAGCATAAAATCACCAACAAAATGCAGTTCATCATGTGGTTTTCCGGTTTACGTGGTGCCATTTCATATGCTCTCTCTCTACATCTGGATCTGCCAAATGACGAGACGCGCCGAGTACTCATCACTACAACACTAATTATTGTGCTCTTCACAACACTGTTTTTCGGTGGATCCACCATGCCGctattaaaatatctcaaacCTGGCAAAAAGCGTCGTTCACGCTCCGGACGTAATGCGAATTCGGTAACTGTAGCACGACGAAGCGCCTCGCGTTCACGAAAACGCTCCAAATCCATTTCATTATCGAAGACACGTGAATGGGGGCAAGCTATTGATTCAGAGCATCTGTCCGAGTTGACTGAGGAAGAAGATGTGTCATTCGCTCAAACGCGCGTCGGTGGATTCGGCCGCATGGATCGCAAATTTTTCATACCATTCTTTACGCGTCGCTTCAACAGCCAAGAGCTACATGAGTGCAAATCGCAAATGGCTGATTTGACCAACAAATGGTATCAAGCGATACGTATCAGTCCACTGGATTCGGACGAATCGGATGAGGAACTTGGCATGTCGGCGAGCACGAGTCAGAGCACATTGAGTGCGCCTCGCACCTAA
- the LOC106627546 gene encoding phospholipase A1 — MKFLFFYAIYFAGVLALDENTPTAFQNQLGYCEPFTVEFIAGLVSKEARQILDPGSRPRQKQLRYDLFTRRNPHKRQVLLTGDRNRLLASNFNASWPVRLSIHGWNGQTTTCSNAAIKDAYLAKGDYNVILVDWSDYSLDINYFRVVVEISEIAHKLNEFTRFVHNQTAVPYNAMYLIGHSAGCHIAGMAGKLLQPDKYGVIYALDSSGPVHRTLDAKSRLAPTDAVYVESIQTDIALFGFPADNLAHASFYPNWGLGQPHCPNVTTMEPDFTCDHFGALYYFVESLQNPSAFGAIKCKNYDSIENSKCGCGARWCQATAFMGGDPAVPKKGVFYLSTRATMPFGYGAMCRMKRPIRPTIARIS; from the exons atgaaatttctatttttttacgCGATTTACTTCGCTGGTGTACTCG CCCTCGACGAAAACACGCCAACAGCATTTCAAAACCAGTTGGGTTATTGCGAACCATTTACAGTGGAATTTATAGCGGGACTTGTTTCGAAAGAGGCACGTCAAATACTCGATCCAGGATCACGTCCGCGACAAAAACAATTGCGTTATGATTTATTTACACGGCGGAATCCACACAAACGACAAGTACTGTTAACTGGCGACCGAAACCGGCTGTTGGCCTCGAACTTTAACGCCAGTTGGCCGGTCAG attATCAATACATGGTTGGAATGGTCAAACCACGACTTGCTCGAATGCCGCCATTAAAGATGCGTACCTCGCAAAGGGCGATTACAACGTGATTTTAGTAGACTGGTCGGATTACTCGTtggatataaattattttcgtgTTGTGGTGGAAATTTCCGAAATCGCACACAAGCTCAACGAATTCACACGTTTCGTACACAACCAAACTGCCGTTCCCTACAATGCCATGTATTTAATTGGGCACAGCGCTGGTTGTCACATCGCCGGTATGGCGGGCAAGTTATTGCAACCCGATAAATACGGTGTCATCTACGCGCTAGACTCTTCAGGGCCCGTACATCGCACATTGGACGCAAAATCGCGGCTCGCACCAACAGATGCCGTTTATGTGGAGTCCATACAAACCGATATAGCGTTGTTTGGTTTTCCCGCTGACAACCTGGCACACGCCTCTTTCTATCCCAATTGGGGTTTGGGTCAACCACATTGTCCCAATGTGACCACAATGGAGCCAGACTTCACTTGTGATCATTTCGGCGCTTTATACTACTTCGTGGAGTCTTTGCAGAATCCGTCGGCTTTTGGCGCAATTAAATGTAAGAATTATGATAGCATCGAAAACTCAAAATGTGGCTGCGGCGCACGCTGGTGCCAGGCGACTGCATTCATGGGTGGCGATCCGGCTGTGCCGAAGAAGGGCGTCTTCTACCTCAGCACACGTGCGACAATGCCCTTCGGCTATGGTGCGATGTGTCGAATGAAACGGCCCATTAGACCAACTATAGCACGTATTTCATAA
- the LOC106627587 gene encoding ATP-binding cassette sub-family G member 1 — protein MDSTTDTGCSDSYNSYGKSHSSGTSLSYSSDINAISVDLGDGDNISCSGLKYLPTWPAINLEFRDLTYEVYDVHTKARKPLLRGINGQFRAHELTAIMGPSGAGKTTLLNLLAGYGAKKTSGEICVNHSPRDIRVFRKMSRYIMQNDVLDPHFTVLEAMLLAAHLKLGNDLSHAQKLEVIDEILRMLGLKKAQNTITLRLSGGEKKRLCIALELVNNPPVIFLDEPTTGLDDISSSQCISLLRSIAHRTGRTVICSIHTPSAKVFDMFDKVYILAKGQCIYQGAGANIVPYMKHIGLTCPRTYNPADFIIEVACQEYGSHYHEPMVETVENGKVYRWTPQRQYRQITSDTTNKSDTTSGASSFDELEQFEEEINPKLLKQKATWWMQYKLLLTRMMVQMWRDKSYMKLRFYMNIVLALIIGSIYRGVGDDASKAFFNFGFAFTIIIAYLYLPMMPVLLQFPTEMKFLKREYFNQWYHLSSYYAALICSKLPFMFVLATIYLIMVYIMSSQPLELFRFCMLFLIAFLTAMTSESLGLLISSRLSLVNAMFMGPVIAVPLILLSCYGIGYGKSVYIHPVMRYLMQLSYLRHGMEGLVVALYGYDREDLHCPETEVFCMFKKSKFLLMILGFENLNYFFSVACLVLFYIIFTLAAYFMIRQRLSLRTTNNVIVQYAKQFLVKYLNFSSYNY, from the exons ATGGATTCGACAACAGATACCGGCTGCAGTGACTCGTACAACAGTTACGGTAAATCACACTCGAGCGGCACTTCGCTCAGCTATAGCAGCGACATAAATGCGATCAGTGTAGATTTGGGTGATGGTGATAATATCTCGTGCAGTGGCTTGAAATACCTGCCAACTTGGCCGGCGATTAATTTGGAATTTCGGGACTTAACCTACGAGGTCTACGATGTACACACGAAGG CACGAAAACCGCTGCTGCGTGGCATTAACGGACAGTTTCGTGCGCACGAGCTAACCGCCATTATGGGCCCGTCGGGAGCGGGGAAAACGACGCTACTAAACCTACTGGCCGGCTATGG CGCGAAGAAAACATCCGGTGAAATTTGCGTCAATCACAGCCCGCGCGATATTAGAGTTTTCCGCAAAATGTCACGCTACATAATGCAAAACGATGTGCTGGATCCACATTTCACGGTGTTGGAGGCGATGCTGCTGGCCGCGCATCTAAAGCTGGGCAATGACTTGAGTCACGCGCAGAAGTTGGAAGTG ATTGATGAGATACTCCGTATGTTGGGTTTGAAGAAAGCGCAAAATACCATCACGTTACGTCTGTCCGGCGGCGAAAAGAAACGCTTGTGCATCGCACTGGAGCTGGTGAATAATCCACCCGTGATATTTCTCGACGAGCCTACCAC TGGTCTCGACGACATCTCTAGTTCGCAATGTATCTCACTGCTGCGCAGTATTGCGCATCGCACGGGTCGTACCGTTATTTGCTCAATCCACACGCCATCTGCCAAAGTCTTCGATATGTTCGATAAGGTCTACATATTAGCCAAGGGACAGTGTATTTATCAGGGTGCGGGCGCCAATATCGTGCCTTATATGAAGCATATCGGACTGACATGTCCGCGTACTTATAATCCGGCCGACTTTA TCATTGAGGTTGCTTGCCAAGAATATGGTAGCCATTATCATGAGCCAATGGTCGAGACTGTTGAAAATGGTAAAGTCTATCGCTGGACGCCACAACGGCAGTACAGACAAATCACATCGGACACAACGAACAAATCAGACACAACGTCCGGTGCCTCGTCCTTCGATGAGTTGGAGCAGTTCGAAGAGGAAATCAATCCGAAATTGTTGAAGCAGAAAGCAACATGGTGGATGCAATATAAACTGCTGCTAACGCGAATGATGGTGCAGATGTGGCGCGATAAG TCCTATATGAAACTACGATTCTATATGAACATCGTTCTGGCATTGATTATTGGTAGCATCTACAGAGGTGTGGGCGATGATGCGTCAAAGGCATTCTTTAATTTCGGTTTCGCTTTCACGATAATTATTGCGTATTTATATCTGCCAATGATGCCAGTATTATTGCAAT TTCCGACCGAAATGAAATTTCTAAAACGGGAGTACTTTAATCAGTGGTATCACCTGAGTTCATATTATGCCGCgctgatctgttccaaattgcCTTTTATGTTCGTGCTGGCCACCATCTACCTCATCATGGTCTATATTATGTCCAGTCAACCCTTGGAGCTTTTCCGATTTTGCATGCTCTTCCTGATAGCTTTTTTAACCGCTATGACGTCGGAAAGTTTGGGTCTCTTAATATCATCACGCCTTAGTCTGGTG AATGCCATGTTCATGGGCCCGGTTATCGCTGTGCCTCTTATACTACTCTCCTGTTATGGCATCGGCTATGGCAAGTCGGTATATATACATCCAGTAATGCGTTACTTGATGCAACTTAGCTACTTGCGTCACGGCATGGAGGGTCTAGTCGTCGCTCTTTATGGTTACGATCGTGAGGATCTACATTGTCCGGAAACTGAAGTATTCTGCATGTTTAAGAAGTCGAAATTCTTGCTTATGATTCTCGGTTTCGAGAATTTGAACTACTTTTTTTCGGTTGCTTGTCTCGTGCTTTTCTATATAATATTCACACTAGCTGCCTATTTTATGATTCGGCAACGACTCTCACTCCGAACCACAAACAATGTGATCGTGCAATATGCAAAGCAATTCTTGGTGAAGTATCTCAATTTCTCTTCATACAATTACTAG